One Glandiceps talaboti chromosome 2, keGlaTala1.1, whole genome shotgun sequence genomic region harbors:
- the LOC144445960 gene encoding organic solute transporter subunit alpha-like has protein sequence MAFNNNSCSDDAPFAEDFITQMRPGNLFAICIAAMFTIIVIAMFIEAVWWLIHNIPYTQRRVRMIWNLGVYPVFCGIMFMAIMIPRSSVLASLTAGVYLSMAIYQFLLLIFDYSDGRNAMIEKMRHVKLKLASSPLACCCVCLPNIRLTRRRALWIRMGVMQVCILRPVVLYIAAVMWTNGNYTPGKIAADEAFLYLNSLSILSTFVAMYALGMLNNCAKQILEGYSLQPKFACIQIALLVANIQPMIFGILGSTDILLCTPPFSGQTKASWVSDYLVICEMFVLFLVAHHFYRREKGNIDTHRKFRAESFRTDYSTI, from the exons ATGGCGTTTAACAACAATAGTTGTAGTGATGATGCCCCTTTTGCCGAAGATTTCATAACAC AAATGCGTCCTGGCAATCTGTTCGCAATATGTATTGCAGCCATGTTTACAATAATAGTTATTGCCATGTTTATTGAGGCCGTATGGTGGTTGATTCATAATATTCCATACACTCAGAGAAGAGTGAGAATGATATGGAATCTAGGTGTATATCCA GTTTTCTGTGGCATTATGTTTATGGCTATCATGATACCAAGGTCCTCAGTTCTGGCCAGTTTGACAGCTGGAGT GTACTTATCAATGGCTATCTATCAGTTTCTATTACTAATATTCGATTATTCGGATGGCCGCAATGCGATGATTGAAAAGATGCGACATGTTAAACTAAAACTAGCAAGTTCTCCTCTGGCTTGTTGCTGTGTTTGTTTACCAAATATTAGACTAACAAG ACGAAGAGCATTATGGATACGAATGGGAGTTATGCAAGTTTGTATTTTAAGACCAGTTGTGCTCTATATAGCGGCTGTTATGTGGACCAATGGAAATTATACTCCAGGAAAG ATTGCTGCAGACGAAGCATTCTTGTATCTCAATAGTCTAAGTATCTTGTCTACGTTTGTAGCCATGTATGCACTCGGTATGCTCAATAACTGCGCCAAACAAATTCTTGAAGGATATTCATTGCAGCCCAAGTTTGCCTGTATTCAGATAGCTCTCTTAGTGGCTAATATACAACCAATGATATTTGGAATTCTCGGATCAACAGATATCCTCCTATGTACCCCTCCTTTCTCTGGACAGACCAAAGCTAGCT GGGTCAGCGACTATCTGGTGATTTGTGAAATGTTCGTATTATTTCTGGTGGCCCATCACTTCTACCGACGAGAGAAAGGAAACATCGACACACATCGTAAATTTCGAGCTGAAAGTTTCAGAACTGATTACTCGACTATATAA
- the LOC144445970 gene encoding organic solute transporter subunit alpha-like, with protein sequence MSVNSNDSCKAEPPPVDEYLGEIQPYGILILSLESVILVFSWLILLETYINVRTGSFKERNSILIVVALYPIFILASYISVFVPRTSSATMPAASMYLSFVLYHLIHIIENYFGGRDNFFQVMSKQKVSLVGFPICFIFCLPTITMTGDNISRLRCGIYQYIIVRPLFYYVMLLIQSTIEIYPSRYDKNLPYVYIIFTINLSTIMAMYCIGIFTTAIKEHLPNEKIPAKFFCVRVVLLTTIFQETILSILTTYDIIPCAEKGPMASQVRALWINNNLLIFELFLILLLVRYLYRTTRADTSGYLPLRDDNDNDGDNREESEKISYGDDDDHDKSIDENTSLLHDNSSTRLIV encoded by the exons ATGTCCGTCAACAGTAATGACAGCTGCAAGGCCGAACCGCCCCCCGTTGATGAATACCTAGGAG AAATCCAACCCTACGGAATTTTGATTCTGTCCCTGGAATCGGTCATCCTTGTCTTCAGTTGGTTAATTCTTCTTGAAACGTACATCAATGTGAGGACAGGGTCGTTCAAAGAAAGGAACAGCATTTTAATCGTAGTTGCATTGTACCCA ATATTCATCCTTGCATCTTACATATCCGTATTTGTACCAAGAACATCATCAGCAACGATGCCAGCAGCGTCAAT GTACTTGTCGTTTGTATTATATCATTTAATTCATATAATTGAAAACTACTTTGGAGGACGAGATAATTTCTTCCAGGTGATGTCAAAACAGAAGGTATCCCTGGTCGGTTTCCCTATCTGTTTCATCTTTTGTTTGCCAACTATCACGATGACTGG AGACAATATATCCCGGCTGAGATGTGGTATATATCAATACATCATTGTTAGACCTTTATTTTACTATGTCATGCTGTTAATTCAGTCAACTATCGAAATTTACCCAAGCAGG TACGATAAGAATTTGCCCTACGTATATATTATCTTTACGATCAACTTATCAACTATAATGGCCATGTACTGTATTGGGATATTCACAACCGCAATCAAGGAGCATCTACCAAATGAGAAAATACCAGCCAAATTCTTCTGTGTACGTGTGGTGCTTCTTACAACCATCTTCCAAGAAACTATCCTATCCATCTTGACGACATATGATATTATTCCATGTGCAGAAAAAGGACCGATGGCTTCACAGGTTCGAGCTTTGT GGATCAACAATAACCTGCTAATATTTGAACTGTTCCTTATATTATTGCTTGTACGATACCTTTACCGAACGACTAGGGCCGACACGTCGGGATATTTACCTCTACGAGACGACAACGATAACGATGGCGACAATCGAGAGGAGTCAGAGAAGATATCTTATGGTGATGACGACGACCATGACAAATCGATCGATGAAAACACGTCTCTTCTACACGACAATAGCAGTACTCGATTGATTGTTTAA